Proteins from one Mesotoga infera genomic window:
- a CDS encoding ATP-binding cassette domain-containing protein: protein MLEVKDIKLVRDGRAILNCLSAQFEKGKVYAVLGNNGVGKSTLSYVLMGLESHRDYDGSIVLDGVRINDLSVPERAKKGITLGWQEPARFTGLTVKEYLTLGGKIRLSSEELLEVLAVVGLNGDYLDRFVDDTLSGGERKRIELASIMIVDPHVVILDEPDSGIDIMSMEMIENVLEKLKDKGTTVIIITHREEIARMADEAYLLCGGRMLASGEPEEIVQFYRKLCDKCQHINEPVRGDIST, encoded by the coding sequence ATGCTTGAAGTAAAGGATATAAAGCTGGTTCGCGATGGAAGGGCGATTCTCAATTGTCTGTCCGCGCAGTTCGAAAAGGGAAAGGTTTACGCCGTTCTGGGTAACAACGGCGTGGGTAAATCGACGCTTTCGTACGTTTTGATGGGACTGGAATCCCACCGCGATTACGACGGCAGTATAGTGCTGGATGGAGTTCGGATAAACGATCTGTCGGTACCCGAAAGGGCAAAAAAAGGCATAACGCTGGGCTGGCAGGAGCCGGCCAGGTTCACCGGGTTGACCGTTAAGGAATACCTGACCCTCGGTGGAAAGATAAGACTCTCTTCCGAAGAGTTGCTTGAAGTGCTGGCAGTGGTGGGATTGAACGGCGATTACCTCGATCGTTTCGTTGACGATACCCTTAGCGGAGGCGAGAGAAAACGTATCGAGCTGGCCTCTATAATGATCGTCGACCCTCATGTGGTTATACTGGACGAGCCGGATTCCGGTATAGATATAATGTCAATGGAGATGATCGAAAACGTCCTCGAGAAACTGAAAGACAAAGGGACGACCGTCATAATAATCACCCACCGCGAAGAGATAGCGCGGATGGCCGATGAAGCATACCTTCTCTGTGGCGGGAGAATGCTCGCATCGGGAGAGCCCGAAGAGATAGTCCAGTTTTACAGAAAGCTCTGCGATAAATGCCAACACATAAACGAGCCCGTCAGAGGAGACATTTCGACATGA
- a CDS encoding SufB/SufD family protein: MIESSYEREFKAIAQEYERSGGNVSDFLRKDIVSIIVSGNKIIGRNTVEGVHLSAKELDNGVEVWLDIDDGILVNNPIHLCTGYLKPEGVQTVLIHNRIGDGSKAKFISHCVFPSGKNFTHSMIADTNVCKGAEMLYEDTHMHSKDGGVTVMATYRTRVQEGGRFQNLFYLTKTRVGKLYVKMHVDLEKNASAHVESKVYEREDDYLEIDEEINLNGEGSSGIAKTTVFATDQSKAKIINKAYGNAPFSRGHIECNEIIKGDAVEVGTVPELYVKNEKAELTHEASIGRINVKQMETLMSKGLSEEEATDLIIKGMLR; the protein is encoded by the coding sequence ATGATCGAGTCCAGTTACGAACGTGAGTTTAAAGCGATAGCGCAAGAATACGAAAGGTCTGGGGGGAATGTATCGGACTTTCTCAGAAAAGACATAGTGTCGATAATCGTTAGCGGAAACAAGATTATCGGAAGAAACACCGTCGAAGGAGTCCATCTCAGTGCAAAGGAACTGGATAACGGCGTCGAAGTCTGGCTTGATATAGACGACGGGATCTTAGTTAACAACCCCATCCACCTTTGCACGGGATACTTGAAACCCGAAGGCGTTCAGACCGTTCTCATTCACAACAGAATCGGCGACGGTTCGAAGGCGAAGTTTATCTCTCACTGTGTTTTCCCGAGTGGAAAGAACTTCACGCATTCGATGATCGCGGATACGAATGTCTGTAAAGGGGCGGAGATGCTGTACGAAGATACGCATATGCACAGCAAAGACGGTGGTGTAACTGTCATGGCCACTTACAGAACCAGGGTCCAAGAGGGCGGGCGGTTTCAGAACCTCTTCTACCTCACAAAGACTCGCGTGGGCAAACTTTATGTCAAAATGCACGTGGATCTCGAGAAAAACGCTTCCGCACACGTTGAATCCAAGGTCTATGAAAGGGAAGACGACTATCTGGAGATCGACGAGGAGATCAACCTCAACGGCGAGGGTTCTTCGGGAATAGCCAAAACCACGGTCTTTGCTACAGATCAGAGCAAGGCCAAGATCATCAACAAGGCTTACGGGAACGCGCCCTTCTCGAGGGGACATATAGAATGCAACGAGATAATAAAGGGAGATGCCGTCGAGGTCGGTACTGTGCCGGAACTGTATGTGAAAAACGAAAAAGCTGAGCTGACGCACGAGGCTTCCATCGGTAGGATCAACGTGAAGCAGATGGAGACGCTCATGTCGAAAGGCCTCAGCGAAGAAGAGGCGACCGATTTGATAATCAAAGGAATGCTCAGATAA